One Fusarium falciforme chromosome 12, complete sequence DNA window includes the following coding sequences:
- a CDS encoding Zn(2)-C6 fungal-type domain-containing protein produces MEQVDDGLNDSGNWPARKRLRTSHAVPEPSIRDSRYQRISDSVDRCDGGHPCATCAAANQECAYGSEANSRSKTDVILESVLRVERSLHELKSNISSISPQITSQPQSQASPQDRRTNSFCGSTPDASLRRRSFAIHTPTSQDYRENGNNFENAVLDSMHTSTTESVLQWPHFDVFPQLRSDGMSIFHLEQSRTPLAVTSNPIYPYVDADAIDSILDSFEHNVNFWYPTMSQSQLQAIRSTMENGVPAEDTVHCCLCLLTLALGCASQSVAGLRFATDSEDGEKEKRLRKRKMGDVYFQLALKKIHVAHLQVDSETTQCLFFAAIYFASLVRPLQAWEYLSATATRCMLLLSYPSDKPDVENDERIRRIFWSCYILESDYMAELSACPPSGIARVESSVQLPSVYDTHTSDKEEEESSLYFLACISMRRLLNRVHQLLYARDSGAAFDQSRFPRIVAELQRQLDDWRDVLPASFYFSIDTEETTTEAGGFLRQRYLTCRGVIYRPYLMWMLSDHVGVNDSGLAIPEALTNSKACLDACLLHALNLRGFSQTVMIDTWICSLSMSGAMLILLAACQVPALKDLISHRVTRVGDHLQQLFHHWRSISFGVDSPSVERSLGLIEKADGYIKESC; encoded by the exons ATGGAGCAAGTTGACGACGGATTGAACGACTCTGGCAACTGGCCTGCAAGGAAGAGGCTTCGGACTTCGCATGCG GTCCCTGAACCCTCCATCCGAGACTCCCGTTATCAACGTATCTCTGACTCGGTTGATAGATGCGATGGAGGCCATCCTTGTGCCACGTGTGCCGCTGCGAATCAAGAGTGCGCATATGGGTCTGAGGCAAACTC AAGAAGCAAGACCGATGTAATCCTGGAGAGCGTTCTTCGAGTGGAGAGATCCCTCCACGAGCTCAAGTCCAATATC TCGTCGATCAGTCCTCAGATTACCAGTCAGCCCCAGTCTCAAGCTTCGCCGCAGGATCGTCGCACCAATTCTTTCTGTGGCTCAACACCAGACGCGAGCCTGCGACGGAGGAGCTTTGCTATCCATACCCCTACCAGTCAGGACTATCGTGAGAATGGCAACAACTTTGAGAACGCCGTCTTGGACTCGATGCACACTTCAACAACAGAGTCTGTCCTGCAATGGCCGCACTTTGATGTCTTTCCGCAACTACGGAGCGACGGAATGTCGATATTCCACCTTGAGCAGTCTCGCACTCCATTGGCGGTCACATCGAACCCGATATATCCGTATGTTGATGCCGATGCTATCGACTCAATACTCGACTCATTCGAGCACAATGTGAACTTTTGGTATCCCACAATGTCGCAGAGTCAGCTGCAAGCGATAAGATCGACAATGGAGAATGGGGTGCCAGCCGAAGACACTGTCCACTGCTGTCTCTGCCTGCTGACACTAGCGTTGGGATGTGCAAGCCAGTCCGTCGCTGGCCTACGATTTGCTACCGACtctgaagatggagagaaagaaaaaaggctTAGGAAGCGTAAGATGGGCGACGTCTACTTTCAACTCGCTTTGAAGAAGATACATGTCGCCCATCTTCAGGTGGATTCGGAGACTACACAGTGTTTATTCTTTGCTGC TATCTACTTTGCCTCACTCGTTCGGCCTCTTCAAGCTTGGGAGTATCTAAGCGCCACGGCAACGAGATGCATGCTTCTCTTGTCATATCCCTCAGACAAGCCAGATGTTGAGAACGACGAGCGGATTAGAAGAATATTCTGGTCTTGTTACATCCTCGAAAG CGACTACATGGCCGAGTTATCAGCTTGCCCGCCCTCTGGAATTGCTCGGGTCGAATCTTCTGTCCAGCTACCCAGCGTCTACGACACGCACACCTCagacaaggaagaagaagaatcaTCGTTATACTTCCTCGCCTGTATCAGTATGCGGCGTCTTCTCAACCGAGTTCATCAGCTCTTGTACGCGCGAGACTCGGGTGCCGCATTCGACCAATCTCGATTCCCGAGAATCGTAGCCGAACTACAACGTCAACTAGACGACTGGCGCGACGTGTTACCAGCATCCTTTTACTTCAGCATTGACACAGAAGAGACTACCACTGAGGCTGGAGGGTTCCTTCGACAACGTTACTTGACATGCAGGGGGGTCATCTACCGGCCGTATCTGATGTGGATGCTAAGTGACCATGTGGGTGTGAATGACAGTGGTCTTGCTATCCCAGAGGCTTTGACCAACTCTAAGGCATGTTTGGATGCCTGCTTGCTGCATGCGCTCAACCTACGAGGCTTCTCACAGACGGTCATGATTGACACCTGGATATGTTCACTGTC TATGTCGGGAGCAATGCTCATACTCCTCGCAGCCTGTCAAGTGCCTGCTTTGAAGGATCTCATCAGCCATCGTGTCACTCGTGTGGGCGACCATCTCCAGCAGCTGTTCCACCACTGGCGCAGCATCTCTTTCGGAGTAGATTCGCCGAGCGTTGAGCGAAGTTTGGGGTTGATCGAGAAAGCGGATGGGTATATCAAGGAATCATGCTAA
- a CDS encoding MFS domain-containing protein: MASKSFDKTKVEHGDDIHDVDVVVQLAHDVENQDLSPWTPRMFRLYLVLGCAYLCGCLNGYDGSLMGGLNGMVSYQDYFGMSMEGSTTGIIFAMYNIGSVAAVFFTGPVNDYFGRRWGMFTGAAIVIIGTVVQATSAGRGQFLGGRFVLGFGVSFCCVSAPCYVSEMAHPKWRGTLTGLYNCTWYIGSIIASWVVYGCSFIDSNSAWRIPIWCQMITSGIVVIGVFFLPESPRWLMAQDKHNEAVKVLATYHGEGDENHPMVQLQMKEMMSQISAEATDKKWWDYSGLWNTHSARRRLICVLGMAVFGQISGNSLSSYYMPVMLKHAGITQQHKRLALNGINPVLCFFGAILGARLTDVIGRRPLLLYSIVFCSCCFAIITGTSKLSLDEPKNTNAANGTVAMIFIFGIVFSFGWTPLQSAYIAECLSTDIRAKGTAIGNFASSLASAVIQYSSAPAFQHIKYYFYLVFVFWDLFEAVFIYFFFPETKDRTLEELSEVFEAPNPVHKSLEKRDATTVMNTLNLTGHGKLEA, from the exons ATGGCTTCTAAATCTTTTGACAAGACCAAGGTGGAGCATGGGGATGACATCCACGACGTTGATGTGGTTGTTCAGCTTGCCCACGATGTTGAGAACCAGGACCTTTCGCCGTGGACTCCTCGCATGTTTCGGCTTTACTTGGTTCTTGGTTGCGCCTATCTCTGTGGCTGTCTG AATG GCTATGATGGATCGCTCATGGGTGGTCTGAATGGAATGGTGTCCTATCAGGATTACTTCGGAAT GTCTATGGAGGGCTCTACCACCGGCATCATCTTTGCCATGTACAACATCGGCTCTGTCGCCGCCGTCTTCTTTACAGGTCCCGTGAACGACTACTTTGGTAGACGTTGGGGCATGTTTACAGGAGCTGCCATCGTCATTATCGGCACAGTTGTGCAGGCGACTTCGGCAGGCCGTGGCCAGTTCCTCGGTGGACGCTTCGTTCTGGGCTTTGGCGTCAGCTTCTGCTGTGTCTCTGCGCCCTGCTATGTCAGTGAGATGGCTCATCCCAAGTGGCGAGGCACCTTGACGGGTCTGTACAACTGTACCTGGTACATTGGCAGCATCATCGCCAGTTGGGTCGTTTACGGATGCAGCTTCATCGACAGTAACTCGGCCTGGCGCATTCCCATCTGGTGCCAGATGATCACCTCCGGTATCGTTGTTATTGGCGTCTTTTTCTTGCCCGAGTCGCCTCGTTGGCTCATGGCTCAGGATAAGCACaatgaggctgtcaaggtgCTTGCTACCTATCAcggcgagggagatgagAACCACCCCATGGTTCAGCTTcagatgaaggagatgatgTCGCAGATTTCGGCCGAAGCGACCGACAAGAAGTGGTGGGACTACAGTGGACTCTGGAACACGCATAGTGCTCGACGCAGACTCATCTGTGTTCTTGGAATGGCCGTCTTTGGACAAATCAGTGGAAACAGCTTGAG CTCGTACTACATGCCCGTCATGCTTAAGCACGCCGGCATCACCCAGCAACACAAGAGGCTGGCTCTGAACGGCATCAATCCCGTTCTCTGCTTCTTTGGCGCTATTCTCGGAGCCCGACTTACAGACGTTATCGGACGACGCCCTCTCCTGCTGTACTCGATCGTGTTTTGCTCATGCTgcttcgccatcatcacaGGCACCAGCAAGCTCTCTCTCGACGAGCCGAAGAACACGAACGCCGCCAACGGAACCGTGGCCATGATCTTCATCTTTGGCATCGTCTTCTCCTTCGGTTGGACGCCCCTTCAGTCTGCATACATTGCAGAGTGCTTGTCCACCGACATCCGCGCCAAGGGCACAGCTATTGGCAACTTTGCCAGCTCCCTGGCCTCGGCGGTCATCCAGTACAGCAGCGCTCCTGCCTTCCAGCACATCAAGTACTACTTCTACCTGGTCTTTGTGTTCTGGGATCTCTTTGAGGCGGTCTTTAtctacttcttcttccccgagaccaaggatcGTACTCTGGAGGAGCTGTCTGAAGTGTTTGAGGCGCCGAACCCGGTCCACAAGAGTCTGGAGAAGAGGGATGCTACGACTGTCATGAATACGCTCAATCTTACTGGACATGGCAAGCTTGAGGCTTAA
- a CDS encoding FAD-binding-3 domain-containing protein, translated as MTSSPQPVLIIGAGISGLLLAQHLRQQGIPSRVFERDADLATRGAGWGLTLHWSLPALRSLLPGNLVDRLPEAYVDRSAVAEGLSSSFPFFDISTGELKASTPKAPESDRIRVTREGLRNVLATDIEIEWEKQLAVLSYGPDSVTATFEDGESVTGRLLVACDGAQSVVRHTLFPDNAETHKIPVRMLGVKLDLLPEQTKSLRELDPFFMQGTSSANDSFVYVSLLDTPGNHGDVFHPYVYQMCVSWPYREGFLDNPAPTEIPPTDDEKYKFIRRLAETWAEPFRTLALSVPEDAELKPLAPQDFPPPQGLRTTGRAVLMGDAIHAMAMYRGEGANHVILDVADFVEKVLPALKENKGTEELRSALNEYEDAVVKRTRPGVLASRQACLDAHEWGRINNTSPLLTRREPQLALPEGY; from the exons ATGACTTCCTCACCACAGCCCGTGCTCATCATCGGAGCCGGCATCAGTGGCCTGCTCCTCGCCCAGCACCTCCGCCAGCAGGGCATCCCCAGCCGCGTCTTTGAGCGAGACGCTGATCTCGCCACCCGCGGCGCCGGCTGGGGCCTGACGTTGCACTGGTCCCTCCCGGCGCTGAGATCGCTGCTGCCCGGCAACCTGGTCGACCGTCTCCCGGAGGCCTATGTTGATCGATCGGCTGTCGCCGAGGGTCTGTCGTCGAGCTTTCCCTTCTTCGACATTAGCACCGGAGAGCTCAAGGCCTCGACTCCCAAGGCCCCCGAGTCGGACCGCATCCGTGTCACTCGGGAGGGTCTGCGGAACGTCTTGGCGACGGACATCGAGATTGAG TGGGAGAAACAGCTTGCCGTATTGTCATATGGCCCTGACTCTGTTACCGCCACgtttgaggatggcgagtCGGTCACGGGACGGCTTCTCGTCGCCTGCGATGGCGCTCAGTCCGTCGTGCGCCATACCCTCTTCCCGGACAACGCGGAAACACATAAAATTCCCGTCCGGATGCTGGGAGTGAAACTTGACCTACTACCGGAGCAGACCAAGTCACTCCGGGAGCTAGATCCCTTCTTCATGCAGGGTACCTCGTCCGCAAATGATTCCTTCGTATACGTTAGCT TGCTCGATACGCCGGGTAACCATGGTGACGTCTTCCACCCATACGTCTACCAAATGTGCGTGTCCTGGCCATATCGCGAGGGCTTCCTCGACAACCCAGCACCCACCGAGATCCCGCCCACAGATGATGAAAAGTACAAGTTCATAAGACGCCTCGCCGAGACATGGGCTGAGCCTTTCCGAACTCTTGCACTCAGCGTTCCTGAAGATGCCGAGCTCAAGCCCCTCGCTCCCCAGGACTTTCCTCCACCGCAAGGTCTCCGTACGACCGGTCGAGCAGTTCTGATGGGAGACGCCATCCACGCTATGGCCATGT ATCGTGGTGAGGGTGCAAACCACGTCATCCTTGATGTCGCCGACTTTGTAGAGAAGGTGCTGCCAGCCCTGAAGGAGAACAAGGGTACCGAAGAACTGAGGTCGGCATTAAATGAGTATGAAGATGCAGTTGTTAAGAGAACACGGCCTGGTGTGTTAGCTTCACGTCAAGCCTGCCTAGACGCACATGAATGGGGACGCATCAACAACACAAGTCCACTGCTCACAAGGAGAGAGCCCCAACTCGCGCTCCCTGAGGGctattaa
- a CDS encoding Beta-galactosidase: protein MGESVRLEPKGIPLQEDESRPDYSNEAVFRRNCLPTRSYHIPDTSLLLNGTWDFHLASTPLEAPEPTATKGLAWGGIQVPGHWQLQGHGKPWYTNVQFPIPVCPPYVPTENPTGSYRRKFNIPPAWGADSQLRLRFEGVDSAYHVWVNGALVGYAQGSRNPSEFDISSFVDRHGENELFVRVYQWSDATYIEDQDQWWLSGIFRDVRLISFPASRIEDFFLRTDLDAAYENATLSATVDVLTGGPGTIELTLSELDKNGGAVIGKTEVSVNHETKKAELNLKVDKPNKWTAETPYLYQTEITLKSADSKTSHKVQQRIGFRKVELIDGLMTVNGKPIRLRGVNRHEHHPLLGRSVPLEFAKRDLLLMKTHNINALRCAHQPHDPRILDLCDELGLWVMGEADLECHGFYDAVARPLDIPEEMDYGERKKLAFPQAAQFTSNNPKWKDAYLDRIQAVINRDKNHASIIIWSLGNEAFYGDNHKAMFEYATKVDPGRLVHYEGDEQAVTTHMYSYMYPSVEKLIQSCKEEGVKDGKFDKPIVLCEYGHAMGNGPGWLEDYEQAFRDYPRLQGGFIWEWANHGLWKEEDGQGFYAYGGDFGDAPNDGTFVMDGLVSSTHQPTPGLTEYKKVIQPVGFSLEGNNLIVENWHDFADLSHLGATFQVEALGETSTLLQAGSLELPSIPAGEKASVPLPLDSKRYGSQNEVYLTVTLALKQATSWAPAGHQIAWFQHQLQGPSTKTLAATNALTSQLSVSQEGPTVAVAGTGFNFTFDRARGALKTWTANGHTLLEADPTTGVAISPSFWRPKTDNDVPISLPYWKRFGVDALTSQLRSFKVDSSDSKKTVIKAHIFISPPVLDWGWNCEIEYTVHVTGALGINVARLAPTGSFPEHVPRIGLNVYGNKGLEHVNWFGLGPGESYPDKKLSQRVGIWGVESVSDLHTHYDVPQENGNRMEARWLTLRDAKSPNIGLKATRLGTGEQSHFSFVVSRHRDDTIQKAKHPHNLFEEDATLFRLDAKVAGVGTAACGPGVREDLLVKTEEASFNFLIEPL, encoded by the exons ATGGGAGAGAGCGTCAGACTAGAGCCCAAGGGCATCCCCCTCCAAGAGGACGAGTCTCGTCCCGATTACTCCAACGAGGCCGTCTTTAGGAGAAATTGCCTCCCCACCCGATCATATCATATCCCCGATACCTCGTTACTTCTTAATGGCACTTGGGACTTTCACCTGGCCTCCACACCGCTCGAGGCTCCGGAGCCGACCGCGACAAAGGGCCTCGCTTGGGGAGGGATCCAAGTGCCGGGCCATTGGCAGCTGCAAGGGCACGGCAAGCCTTGGTACACCAACGTCCAGTTCCCCATCCCCGTGTGCCCTCCTTATGTTCCTACTGAAAACCCCACTGGAAGTTATCGTCGAAAGTTCAATATTCCTCCTGCTTGGGGCGCGGATTCTCAGCTGAGGCTTCGCTTTGAGGGTGTTGATAGCGCGTACCATGTGTGGGTCAATGGCGCGTTGGTTGGATACGCTCAGGGCTCGAGGAACCCGTCAGAGTTTGACATTTCTTCCTTTGTCGACCGACATGGTGAAAATGAGCTGTTTGTCAGGGTCTATCAGTGGTCTGACGCGACTTACATCGAAGATCAAGACCAATGGTGGCTATCAG GTATCTTCAGAGACGTTCGTCTCATTTCTTTCCCTGCGTCTAGAATTGAGGACTTTTTCCTTCGAACAGACCTCGATGCTGCCTATGAGAATGCCACCCTCAGTGCAACTGTCGACGTGTTAACTGGAGGCCCCGGCACCATTGAGCTCACGCTTTCTGAGCTCGACAAGAACGGTGGTGCCGTGATTGGCAAGACCGAGGTCTCTGTGAACCATGAaaccaagaaggccgagctcAACCTCAAGGTCGACAAGCCCAACAAATGGACAGCGGAGACGCCATACCTTTACCAGACTGAAATCACACTCAAGTCCGCCGACTCAAAGACTTCTCACAAGGTGCAACAACGCATCGGCTTCCGCAAGGTTGAGCTCATCGACGGTCTGATGACTGTCAACGGAAAGCCCATCCGCTTGAGGGGAGTCAACCGTCACGAACACCACCCACTACTCGGTCGCTCCGTTCCCCTCGAATTCGCCAAGAGGGACCTTTTGTTGATGAAGACGCACAACATCAACGCTCTTCGATGCGCTCATCAGCCTCACGACCCCCGAATCCTCGATCTATGCGATGAACTTGGTCTGTGGGTCATGGGAGAGGCTGACCTCGAGTGCCACGGCTTCTACGACGCTGTTGCTCGTCCTCTCGACATTCCCGAAGAGATGGATTACGGAGAGCGAAAGAAGCTTGCCTTCCCTCAAGCTGCACAATTCACTTCCAACAACCCCAAGTGGAAGGATGCCTACCTCGATCGTATCCAAGCCGTCATCAACCGCGACAAGAACCACGCCAGTATCATCATCTGGAGTCTCGGTAACGAAGCCTTCTACGGAGACAATCACAAAGCCATGTTTGAATATGCCACAAAGGTTGATCCAGGTCGACTGGTTCACTACGAAGGAGACGAGCAGGCGGTCACAACACACATGTACAGTTACATGTACCCCAGCGTCGAAAAGCTCATCCAGTCTTGCAAGGAGGAAGGCGTCAAGGACGGGAAGTTCGACAAGCCCATCGTTCTATGCGAGTACGGTCACGCCATGGGCAACGGCCCAGGATGGCTCGAGGACTACGAACAAGCTTTCCGCGATTACCCACGTCTCCAAGGTGGTTTCATCTGGGAATGGGCCAACCACGGTCTGtggaaggaagaggatggcCAGGGATTCTACGCCTATGGTGGTGACTTTGGCGATGCGCCCAATGATGGCACTTTCGTCATGGATGGTTTGGTCAGCAGTACTCACCAGCCAACTCCAGGTTTGACCGAATACAAAAAGGTCATCCAACCTGTTGGGTTCTCTCTTGAGGGTAACAACTTGATCGTCGAGAACTGGCATGACTTTGCCGATCTAAGCCACCTTGGGGCAACTTTCCAGGTGGAAGCCCTGGGAGAGAC ATCTACCTTGCTTCAAGCAGGCTCTCTAGAGCTCCCCTCTATCCCTGCCGGCGAGAAGGCATCCGTCCCCCTTCCTCTCGATTCCAAGCGATACGGCAGCCAGAACGAAGTCTACTTGACGGTAACCTTGGCCCTCAAGCAGGCGACCTCCTGGGCCCCCGCCGGTCACCAAATTGCATGGTTCCAGCATCAACTCCAAGGCCCCAGCACCAAGACCCTCGCTGCAACCAACGCCCTTACCTCTCAGCTGTCTGTGTCTCAGGAAGGACCAACTGTTGCTGTGGCCGGAACTGGCTTCAACTTCACATTCGATCGGGCTCGTGGTGCTCTCAAGACCTGGACAGCAAATGGCCACACACTGCTAGAGGCAGACCCCACAACTGGCGTTGCCATCAGTCCCTCATTCTGGCGGCCCAAGACTGACAACGACGTCCCTATCTCCCTGCCATATTGGAAGCGATTCGGTGTCGACGCCCTTACATCACAGCTGCGCTCTTTCAAGGTGGATTCCTCCGACTCAAAGAAGACCGTGATCAAGGCACACATCTTTATCTCCCCGCCGGTGCTCGACTGGGGCTGGAACTGCGAGATTGAGTACACAGTCCACGTCACAGGCGCGCTCGGTATTAACGTGGCCCGTCTCGCGCCTACTGGATCCTTCCCAGAGCATGTTCCTCGAATTGGCCTGAACGTCTACGGCAACAAGGGTCTGGAGCATGTCAACTGGTTCGGTCTTGGCCCAGGAGAGAGCTATCCTGATAAGAAGCTATCCCAGCGCGTTGGTATATGGGGCGTCGAGTCCGTTTCAGACCTACACACTCATTACGATGTCCCTCAGGAGAACGGAAACAGAATGGAGGCCAGATGGCTAACCCTCAGAGATGCCAAGTCTCCCAACATTGGATTGAAGGCCACTCGCCTGGGAACTGGCGAACAATCACACTTCAGTTTCGTAGTGTCACGTCACAGAGATGATACTATTCAGAAGGCCAAGCACCCTCATAACCTCTTTGAGGAGGATGCCACCCTTTTCAGGCTGGATGCCAAGGTCGCTGGTGTTGGGACGGCAGCTTGTGGTCCTGGTGTGAGGGAGGATCTTTTGGTCAAGACTGAGGAAGCAAGCTTTAACTTTTTGATAGAACCACTCTAG